The following proteins come from a genomic window of Pleuronectes platessa chromosome 2, fPlePla1.1, whole genome shotgun sequence:
- the LOC128449503 gene encoding receptor-type tyrosine-protein phosphatase C isoform X1 — MAGLRGVKILLLWAGIIGLAKSQTPTVPDNAPTASPTTNHTKGPSPLTSPEDYWLNTTVDNTTPVRRSTAPPLECNYTVKTIKFGLQIDITSSAVNPVPTSIMIHEEGKPQTAARFSAPHSNPSSSHKIKQLKPCTKYEFNVILDDKDRRTPCERMTVNDNMTDPIMKEDIEEANCSSTSSKSVCYQSGWDISSLQTTPDMIPDLQCGNNTVCFKPGSDDICSIMTFNFSSKTCTSTSFQLDRNIKIRDFLDVKNINQTAPTQFPVKFETKLPPNCNLSIDYTCHIFYPRRGYYPELHGFNKAKNLSELEPFMDYKCIGLIKDKNNVTVYNTTEVKVRIDCDLKIVFTNTSTTNTSSQLTWTTTINRCKDVIQKLLFHCRCGDSYQRVWSSNQPSGGTCNITDLKPYRVSTCWVQPYYNYRRVGNSSSVKQKTEIGVPEDIDNLKLEVKDHNTIIVTCNHSQIFNGPEGVFKAQLHHGGSSVERNDETCEFEFKNLEYSTKYTVKVTAANSLFESNPVTEQISTEYMNKTGIVFYFFLTLLTFVSLLMVVSKIYDLSCGKYHPKRKSGLLKVPPPDSVEEMNPENPACVYETLSSEKTNQDSCCLMEKPGDTGEETPPNLTSTRPLPSTQTSPLHLGASEQEATVQKLSVLEKDVQELQKLLGRDTKKSRGSKAAPASREVGCQMEMTELCLIQPPGPHAAGPGSRSGAWTEGAARAEQTQEGEN, encoded by the exons ATGGCAGGTCTCCGTGGTGTCAAGATCCTGCTGCTCTGGGCTGGAATCATTGGTTTGGCTAAAA GTCAAACGCCCACTGTACCAG ACAATGCTCCCACTGCCTCACCTACAACCAACCACACGAAAGGCCCTTCGCCCCTGACCTCACCTGAAGACTACTGGCTCAACACCACAGTGGATAACACCACCCCAG TGCGTCGCTCTACAGCTCCGCCGCTAGAGT GTAATTACACTGTAAAAACCATCAAGTTTGGCCTCCAGATTGACATCACAAGCTCTGCAGTTAACCCTGTTCCTACCTCCATAATGATTCATGAAGAAGGGAAACCACAGACTGCAGCAAGATTCTCAGCTCCTCATTCCAATCCAAGTTCATCCcataaaatcaaacagctgaagCCCTGCACTAAATATGAGTTTAATGTGATACTTGACGATAAAGACCGACGAACACCCTGCGAACGCATGACTGTAAATGATAACATGACAGATCCAATAA TGAAAGAGGACATTGAAGAGGCCAACTGCAGCTCTACCAGCAGCAAATCCGTCTGTTACCAATCTGGATGGGACATCAGCTCTTTACAAACGACTCCAGATATGATCCCAGATCTGCAATGTGGCAACAACACCGTCTGTTTCAAACCTGGTTCTGATGACATTTGCTCTATTATGACTTTCAACTTCAGTTCGAAAACCTGCACCAGCACTTCCTTTCAGCTCGACAGAAACATCAAAATTCGCG attttttagatgtcaaaaatataaatcaaactgCTCCAACACAATTTCCTGTAAAATTTGAAACAAAATTACCTCCAAACTGCAACCTCTCCATTGATTACACCTGTCATA TTTTCTATCCTCGTCGAGGCTACTACCCAGAGCTTCACGGATTCAATAAGGCTAAGAATCTGTCTGAGCTGGAGCCTTTCATGGACTACAAGTGTATCGGTCTCATCAAGGACAAGAACAATGTCACTGTATACAACACAACTGAAGTTAAAGTCCGGATCGACTGTG ATCTCAAAATAGTCTTCACAAATACAAGCACCACCAACACATCCTCTCAGCTGACTTGGACCACGACCATTAACAGATGTAAAGACGTGATTCAGAAGCTTTTGTTCCACTGCCGCTGTGGAGATTCATACCAACGTGTATGGA GTTCCAATCAGCCTTCAGGAGGAACCTGCAACATTACTGATCTGAAGCCATACAGGGTCTCCACCTGCTGGGTCCAACCCTACTACAACTACCGTCGAGTCGGGAACTCCTCTTCTGTGAAACAGAAAACTGAGATTggag TACCAGAGGATATAGATAATCTGAAGCTGGAGGTCAAAGACCATAATACGATCATTGTCACCTGCAATCATTCTCAAATCTTCAATGGACCTGAGGGAGTATTCAAAGCACAACTTCATCATGGTGGTAGCTCTGTGGAAAGAAATGATGAAACATGTGAATTTGAATTCAAGAACCTGGAGTACTCTACGAAATACACTGTGAAG GTGACTGCTGCCAACAGTCTGTTTGAGAGCAACCCCGTCACAGAGCAAATTTCTACTGAAT ATATGAACAAAACTGGAATTGTTTTTTACTTCTTCCTGACTCTCCTCACGTTTGTGTCTCTGCTGATGGTCGTCTCCAAGATCTATGACTTGAGCTGCGGGAAGTACCA CCCTAAAAGGAAATCGGGTCTTTTGAAGGTGCCACCGCCTGACTCGGTGGAGGAGATGAACCCTGAAAAcccagcatgtgtgtacgagaCACTTTCCTCAGAGAAAACCAATCAGGACAGTTGCTGCCTGATGGAGAAACCAGGTGACACAGGAGAGGAAACCCCCCCTAACCTCACCTCGACCCGCCCACTCCCCTCCACGCAGACCAGTCCGCTGCATCTCGGAGCGAGTGAGCAGGAGGCTACTGTACAAAAGCTGTCTGTTTTAGAGAAAGATGTTCAGGAGCTGCAGAAGCTTCTCGGTCGAGACACAAAAAAGTCTCGAGGCAGCAAGGCAGCCCCAGCGAGCAGAGAGGTCGGCTGCCAGATGGAAATGACTGAG CTCTGCCTCATCCAGCCGCCCGGCCCTCATGCTGCCGGTCCAGGGTCACGGAGCGGTGCCTGGACTGAGGGAGCAGCACGAGCAGAGCAAACTCAGGAAGGAGAAAACTGA
- the LOC128449503 gene encoding receptor-type tyrosine-protein phosphatase C isoform X3 — protein sequence MAGLRGVKILLLWAGIIGLAKNNAPTASPTTNHTKGPSPLTSPEDYWLNTTVDNTTPVRRSTAPPLECNYTVKTIKFGLQIDITSSAVNPVPTSIMIHEEGKPQTAARFSAPHSNPSSSHKIKQLKPCTKYEFNVILDDKDRRTPCERMTVNDNMTDPIMKEDIEEANCSSTSSKSVCYQSGWDISSLQTTPDMIPDLQCGNNTVCFKPGSDDICSIMTFNFSSKTCTSTSFQLDRNIKIRDFLDVKNINQTAPTQFPVKFETKLPPNCNLSIDYTCHIFYPRRGYYPELHGFNKAKNLSELEPFMDYKCIGLIKDKNNVTVYNTTEVKVRIDCDLKIVFTNTSTTNTSSQLTWTTTINRCKDVIQKLLFHCRCGDSYQRVWSSNQPSGGTCNITDLKPYRVSTCWVQPYYNYRRVGNSSSVKQKTEIGVPEDIDNLKLEVKDHNTIIVTCNHSQIFNGPEGVFKAQLHHGGSSVERNDETCEFEFKNLEYSTKYTVKVTAANSLFESNPVTEQISTEYMNKTGIVFYFFLTLLTFVSLLMVVSKIYDLSCGKYHPKRKSGLLKVPPPDSVEEMNPENPACVYETLSSEKTNQDSCCLMEKPGDTGEETPPNLTSTRPLPSTQTSPLHLGASEQEATVQKLSVLEKDVQELQKLLGRDTKKSRGSKAAPASREVGCQMEMTELCLIQPPGPHAAGPGSRSGAWTEGAARAEQTQEGEN from the exons ATGGCAGGTCTCCGTGGTGTCAAGATCCTGCTGCTCTGGGCTGGAATCATTGGTTTGGCTAAAA ACAATGCTCCCACTGCCTCACCTACAACCAACCACACGAAAGGCCCTTCGCCCCTGACCTCACCTGAAGACTACTGGCTCAACACCACAGTGGATAACACCACCCCAG TGCGTCGCTCTACAGCTCCGCCGCTAGAGT GTAATTACACTGTAAAAACCATCAAGTTTGGCCTCCAGATTGACATCACAAGCTCTGCAGTTAACCCTGTTCCTACCTCCATAATGATTCATGAAGAAGGGAAACCACAGACTGCAGCAAGATTCTCAGCTCCTCATTCCAATCCAAGTTCATCCcataaaatcaaacagctgaagCCCTGCACTAAATATGAGTTTAATGTGATACTTGACGATAAAGACCGACGAACACCCTGCGAACGCATGACTGTAAATGATAACATGACAGATCCAATAA TGAAAGAGGACATTGAAGAGGCCAACTGCAGCTCTACCAGCAGCAAATCCGTCTGTTACCAATCTGGATGGGACATCAGCTCTTTACAAACGACTCCAGATATGATCCCAGATCTGCAATGTGGCAACAACACCGTCTGTTTCAAACCTGGTTCTGATGACATTTGCTCTATTATGACTTTCAACTTCAGTTCGAAAACCTGCACCAGCACTTCCTTTCAGCTCGACAGAAACATCAAAATTCGCG attttttagatgtcaaaaatataaatcaaactgCTCCAACACAATTTCCTGTAAAATTTGAAACAAAATTACCTCCAAACTGCAACCTCTCCATTGATTACACCTGTCATA TTTTCTATCCTCGTCGAGGCTACTACCCAGAGCTTCACGGATTCAATAAGGCTAAGAATCTGTCTGAGCTGGAGCCTTTCATGGACTACAAGTGTATCGGTCTCATCAAGGACAAGAACAATGTCACTGTATACAACACAACTGAAGTTAAAGTCCGGATCGACTGTG ATCTCAAAATAGTCTTCACAAATACAAGCACCACCAACACATCCTCTCAGCTGACTTGGACCACGACCATTAACAGATGTAAAGACGTGATTCAGAAGCTTTTGTTCCACTGCCGCTGTGGAGATTCATACCAACGTGTATGGA GTTCCAATCAGCCTTCAGGAGGAACCTGCAACATTACTGATCTGAAGCCATACAGGGTCTCCACCTGCTGGGTCCAACCCTACTACAACTACCGTCGAGTCGGGAACTCCTCTTCTGTGAAACAGAAAACTGAGATTggag TACCAGAGGATATAGATAATCTGAAGCTGGAGGTCAAAGACCATAATACGATCATTGTCACCTGCAATCATTCTCAAATCTTCAATGGACCTGAGGGAGTATTCAAAGCACAACTTCATCATGGTGGTAGCTCTGTGGAAAGAAATGATGAAACATGTGAATTTGAATTCAAGAACCTGGAGTACTCTACGAAATACACTGTGAAG GTGACTGCTGCCAACAGTCTGTTTGAGAGCAACCCCGTCACAGAGCAAATTTCTACTGAAT ATATGAACAAAACTGGAATTGTTTTTTACTTCTTCCTGACTCTCCTCACGTTTGTGTCTCTGCTGATGGTCGTCTCCAAGATCTATGACTTGAGCTGCGGGAAGTACCA CCCTAAAAGGAAATCGGGTCTTTTGAAGGTGCCACCGCCTGACTCGGTGGAGGAGATGAACCCTGAAAAcccagcatgtgtgtacgagaCACTTTCCTCAGAGAAAACCAATCAGGACAGTTGCTGCCTGATGGAGAAACCAGGTGACACAGGAGAGGAAACCCCCCCTAACCTCACCTCGACCCGCCCACTCCCCTCCACGCAGACCAGTCCGCTGCATCTCGGAGCGAGTGAGCAGGAGGCTACTGTACAAAAGCTGTCTGTTTTAGAGAAAGATGTTCAGGAGCTGCAGAAGCTTCTCGGTCGAGACACAAAAAAGTCTCGAGGCAGCAAGGCAGCCCCAGCGAGCAGAGAGGTCGGCTGCCAGATGGAAATGACTGAG CTCTGCCTCATCCAGCCGCCCGGCCCTCATGCTGCCGGTCCAGGGTCACGGAGCGGTGCCTGGACTGAGGGAGCAGCACGAGCAGAGCAAACTCAGGAAGGAGAAAACTGA
- the LOC128449503 gene encoding receptor-type tyrosine-protein phosphatase C isoform X2: protein MAGLRGVKILLLWAGIIGLAKSQTPTVPDNAPTASPTTNHTKGPSPLTSPEDYWLNTTVDNTTPVRRSTAPPLECNYTVKTIKFGLQIDITSSAVNPVPTSIMIHEEGKPQTAARFSAPHSNPSSSHKIKQLKPCTKYEFNVILDDKDRRTPCERMTVNDNMTDPIMKEDIEEANCSSTSSKSVCYQSGWDISSLQTTPDMIPDLQCGNNTVCFKPGSDDICSIMTFNFSSKTCTSTSFQLDRNIKIRDFLDVKNINQTAPTQFPVKFETKLPPNCNLSIDYTCHSYYPELHGFNKAKNLSELEPFMDYKCIGLIKDKNNVTVYNTTEVKVRIDCDLKIVFTNTSTTNTSSQLTWTTTINRCKDVIQKLLFHCRCGDSYQRVWSSNQPSGGTCNITDLKPYRVSTCWVQPYYNYRRVGNSSSVKQKTEIGVPEDIDNLKLEVKDHNTIIVTCNHSQIFNGPEGVFKAQLHHGGSSVERNDETCEFEFKNLEYSTKYTVKVTAANSLFESNPVTEQISTEYMNKTGIVFYFFLTLLTFVSLLMVVSKIYDLSCGKYHPKRKSGLLKVPPPDSVEEMNPENPACVYETLSSEKTNQDSCCLMEKPGDTGEETPPNLTSTRPLPSTQTSPLHLGASEQEATVQKLSVLEKDVQELQKLLGRDTKKSRGSKAAPASREVGCQMEMTELCLIQPPGPHAAGPGSRSGAWTEGAARAEQTQEGEN from the exons ATGGCAGGTCTCCGTGGTGTCAAGATCCTGCTGCTCTGGGCTGGAATCATTGGTTTGGCTAAAA GTCAAACGCCCACTGTACCAG ACAATGCTCCCACTGCCTCACCTACAACCAACCACACGAAAGGCCCTTCGCCCCTGACCTCACCTGAAGACTACTGGCTCAACACCACAGTGGATAACACCACCCCAG TGCGTCGCTCTACAGCTCCGCCGCTAGAGT GTAATTACACTGTAAAAACCATCAAGTTTGGCCTCCAGATTGACATCACAAGCTCTGCAGTTAACCCTGTTCCTACCTCCATAATGATTCATGAAGAAGGGAAACCACAGACTGCAGCAAGATTCTCAGCTCCTCATTCCAATCCAAGTTCATCCcataaaatcaaacagctgaagCCCTGCACTAAATATGAGTTTAATGTGATACTTGACGATAAAGACCGACGAACACCCTGCGAACGCATGACTGTAAATGATAACATGACAGATCCAATAA TGAAAGAGGACATTGAAGAGGCCAACTGCAGCTCTACCAGCAGCAAATCCGTCTGTTACCAATCTGGATGGGACATCAGCTCTTTACAAACGACTCCAGATATGATCCCAGATCTGCAATGTGGCAACAACACCGTCTGTTTCAAACCTGGTTCTGATGACATTTGCTCTATTATGACTTTCAACTTCAGTTCGAAAACCTGCACCAGCACTTCCTTTCAGCTCGACAGAAACATCAAAATTCGCG attttttagatgtcaaaaatataaatcaaactgCTCCAACACAATTTCCTGTAAAATTTGAAACAAAATTACCTCCAAACTGCAACCTCTCCATTGATTACACCTGTCATA GCTACTACCCAGAGCTTCACGGATTCAATAAGGCTAAGAATCTGTCTGAGCTGGAGCCTTTCATGGACTACAAGTGTATCGGTCTCATCAAGGACAAGAACAATGTCACTGTATACAACACAACTGAAGTTAAAGTCCGGATCGACTGTG ATCTCAAAATAGTCTTCACAAATACAAGCACCACCAACACATCCTCTCAGCTGACTTGGACCACGACCATTAACAGATGTAAAGACGTGATTCAGAAGCTTTTGTTCCACTGCCGCTGTGGAGATTCATACCAACGTGTATGGA GTTCCAATCAGCCTTCAGGAGGAACCTGCAACATTACTGATCTGAAGCCATACAGGGTCTCCACCTGCTGGGTCCAACCCTACTACAACTACCGTCGAGTCGGGAACTCCTCTTCTGTGAAACAGAAAACTGAGATTggag TACCAGAGGATATAGATAATCTGAAGCTGGAGGTCAAAGACCATAATACGATCATTGTCACCTGCAATCATTCTCAAATCTTCAATGGACCTGAGGGAGTATTCAAAGCACAACTTCATCATGGTGGTAGCTCTGTGGAAAGAAATGATGAAACATGTGAATTTGAATTCAAGAACCTGGAGTACTCTACGAAATACACTGTGAAG GTGACTGCTGCCAACAGTCTGTTTGAGAGCAACCCCGTCACAGAGCAAATTTCTACTGAAT ATATGAACAAAACTGGAATTGTTTTTTACTTCTTCCTGACTCTCCTCACGTTTGTGTCTCTGCTGATGGTCGTCTCCAAGATCTATGACTTGAGCTGCGGGAAGTACCA CCCTAAAAGGAAATCGGGTCTTTTGAAGGTGCCACCGCCTGACTCGGTGGAGGAGATGAACCCTGAAAAcccagcatgtgtgtacgagaCACTTTCCTCAGAGAAAACCAATCAGGACAGTTGCTGCCTGATGGAGAAACCAGGTGACACAGGAGAGGAAACCCCCCCTAACCTCACCTCGACCCGCCCACTCCCCTCCACGCAGACCAGTCCGCTGCATCTCGGAGCGAGTGAGCAGGAGGCTACTGTACAAAAGCTGTCTGTTTTAGAGAAAGATGTTCAGGAGCTGCAGAAGCTTCTCGGTCGAGACACAAAAAAGTCTCGAGGCAGCAAGGCAGCCCCAGCGAGCAGAGAGGTCGGCTGCCAGATGGAAATGACTGAG CTCTGCCTCATCCAGCCGCCCGGCCCTCATGCTGCCGGTCCAGGGTCACGGAGCGGTGCCTGGACTGAGGGAGCAGCACGAGCAGAGCAAACTCAGGAAGGAGAAAACTGA
- the LOC128449503 gene encoding receptor-type tyrosine-protein phosphatase C isoform X4 produces MAGLRGVKILLLWAGIIGLAKYNAPTASPTTNHTKGPSPLTSPEDYWLNTTVDNTTPVRRSTAPPLECNYTVKTIKFGLQIDITSSAVNPVPTSIMIHEEGKPQTAARFSAPHSNPSSSHKIKQLKPCTKYEFNVILDDKDRRTPCERMTVNDNMTDPIMKEDIEEANCSSTSSKSVCYQSGWDISSLQTTPDMIPDLQCGNNTVCFKPGSDDICSIMTFNFSSKTCTSTSFQLDRNIKIRDFLDVKNINQTAPTQFPVKFETKLPPNCNLSIDYTCHIFYPRRGYYPELHGFNKAKNLSELEPFMDYKCIGLIKDKNNVTVYNTTEVKVRIDCDLKIVFTNTSTTNTSSQLTWTTTINRCKDVIQKLLFHCRCGDSYQRVWSSNQPSGGTCNITDLKPYRVSTCWVQPYYNYRRVGNSSSVKQKTEIGVPEDIDNLKLEVKDHNTIIVTCNHSQIFNGPEGVFKAQLHHGGSSVERNDETCEFEFKNLEYSTKYTVKVTAANSLFESNPVTEQISTEYMNKTGIVFYFFLTLLTFVSLLMVVSKIYDLSCGKYHPKRKSGLLKVPPPDSVEEMNPENPACVYETLSSEKTNQDSCCLMEKPGDTGEETPPNLTSTRPLPSTQTSPLHLGASEQEATVQKLSVLEKDVQELQKLLGRDTKKSRGSKAAPASREVGCQMEMTELCLIQPPGPHAAGPGSRSGAWTEGAARAEQTQEGEN; encoded by the exons ACAATGCTCCCACTGCCTCACCTACAACCAACCACACGAAAGGCCCTTCGCCCCTGACCTCACCTGAAGACTACTGGCTCAACACCACAGTGGATAACACCACCCCAG TGCGTCGCTCTACAGCTCCGCCGCTAGAGT GTAATTACACTGTAAAAACCATCAAGTTTGGCCTCCAGATTGACATCACAAGCTCTGCAGTTAACCCTGTTCCTACCTCCATAATGATTCATGAAGAAGGGAAACCACAGACTGCAGCAAGATTCTCAGCTCCTCATTCCAATCCAAGTTCATCCcataaaatcaaacagctgaagCCCTGCACTAAATATGAGTTTAATGTGATACTTGACGATAAAGACCGACGAACACCCTGCGAACGCATGACTGTAAATGATAACATGACAGATCCAATAA TGAAAGAGGACATTGAAGAGGCCAACTGCAGCTCTACCAGCAGCAAATCCGTCTGTTACCAATCTGGATGGGACATCAGCTCTTTACAAACGACTCCAGATATGATCCCAGATCTGCAATGTGGCAACAACACCGTCTGTTTCAAACCTGGTTCTGATGACATTTGCTCTATTATGACTTTCAACTTCAGTTCGAAAACCTGCACCAGCACTTCCTTTCAGCTCGACAGAAACATCAAAATTCGCG attttttagatgtcaaaaatataaatcaaactgCTCCAACACAATTTCCTGTAAAATTTGAAACAAAATTACCTCCAAACTGCAACCTCTCCATTGATTACACCTGTCATA TTTTCTATCCTCGTCGAGGCTACTACCCAGAGCTTCACGGATTCAATAAGGCTAAGAATCTGTCTGAGCTGGAGCCTTTCATGGACTACAAGTGTATCGGTCTCATCAAGGACAAGAACAATGTCACTGTATACAACACAACTGAAGTTAAAGTCCGGATCGACTGTG ATCTCAAAATAGTCTTCACAAATACAAGCACCACCAACACATCCTCTCAGCTGACTTGGACCACGACCATTAACAGATGTAAAGACGTGATTCAGAAGCTTTTGTTCCACTGCCGCTGTGGAGATTCATACCAACGTGTATGGA GTTCCAATCAGCCTTCAGGAGGAACCTGCAACATTACTGATCTGAAGCCATACAGGGTCTCCACCTGCTGGGTCCAACCCTACTACAACTACCGTCGAGTCGGGAACTCCTCTTCTGTGAAACAGAAAACTGAGATTggag TACCAGAGGATATAGATAATCTGAAGCTGGAGGTCAAAGACCATAATACGATCATTGTCACCTGCAATCATTCTCAAATCTTCAATGGACCTGAGGGAGTATTCAAAGCACAACTTCATCATGGTGGTAGCTCTGTGGAAAGAAATGATGAAACATGTGAATTTGAATTCAAGAACCTGGAGTACTCTACGAAATACACTGTGAAG GTGACTGCTGCCAACAGTCTGTTTGAGAGCAACCCCGTCACAGAGCAAATTTCTACTGAAT ATATGAACAAAACTGGAATTGTTTTTTACTTCTTCCTGACTCTCCTCACGTTTGTGTCTCTGCTGATGGTCGTCTCCAAGATCTATGACTTGAGCTGCGGGAAGTACCA CCCTAAAAGGAAATCGGGTCTTTTGAAGGTGCCACCGCCTGACTCGGTGGAGGAGATGAACCCTGAAAAcccagcatgtgtgtacgagaCACTTTCCTCAGAGAAAACCAATCAGGACAGTTGCTGCCTGATGGAGAAACCAGGTGACACAGGAGAGGAAACCCCCCCTAACCTCACCTCGACCCGCCCACTCCCCTCCACGCAGACCAGTCCGCTGCATCTCGGAGCGAGTGAGCAGGAGGCTACTGTACAAAAGCTGTCTGTTTTAGAGAAAGATGTTCAGGAGCTGCAGAAGCTTCTCGGTCGAGACACAAAAAAGTCTCGAGGCAGCAAGGCAGCCCCAGCGAGCAGAGAGGTCGGCTGCCAGATGGAAATGACTGAG CTCTGCCTCATCCAGCCGCCCGGCCCTCATGCTGCCGGTCCAGGGTCACGGAGCGGTGCCTGGACTGAGGGAGCAGCACGAGCAGAGCAAACTCAGGAAGGAGAAAACTGA
- the LOC128449503 gene encoding receptor-type tyrosine-protein phosphatase C isoform X7: MAGLRGVKILLLWAGIIGLAKYNAPTASPTTSDTKVPPPLTSPEVTWLNTTVDNTTRVRRSTAPPLECNYTVKTIKFGLQIDITSSAVNPVPTSIMIHEEGKPQTAARFSAPHSNPSSSHKIKQLKPCTKYEFNVILDDKDRRTPCERMTVNDNMTDPIMKEDIEEANCSSTSSKSVCYQSGWDISSLQTTPDMIPDLQCGNNTVCFKPGSDDICSIMTFNFSSKTCTSTSFQLDRNIKIRDFLDVKNINQTAPTQFPVKFETKLPPNCNLSIDYTCHIFYPRRGYYPELHGFNKAKNLSELEPFMDYKCIGLIKDKNNVTVYNTTEVKVRIDCDLKIVFTNTSTTNTSSQLTWTTTINRCKDVIQKLLFHCRCGDSYQRVWSSNQPSGGTCNITDLKPYRVSTCWVQPYYNYRRVGNSSSVKQKTEIGVPEDIDNLKLEVKDHNTIIVTCNHSQIFNGPEGVFKAQLHHGGSSVERNDETCEFEFKNLEYSTKYTVKVTAANSLFESNPVTEQISTEYMNKTGIVFYFFLTLLTFVSLLMVVSKIYDLSCGKYHPKRKSGLLKVPPPDSVEEMNPENPACVYETLSSEKTNQDSCCLMEKPGDTGEETPPNLTSTRPLPSTQTSPLHLGASEQEATVQKLSVLEKDVQELQKLLGRDTKKSRGSKAAPASREVGCQMEMTELCLIQPPGPHAAGPGSRSGAWTEGAARAEQTQEGEN, translated from the exons TGCGTCGCTCTACAGCTCCGCCGCTAGAGT GTAATTACACTGTAAAAACCATCAAGTTTGGCCTCCAGATTGACATCACAAGCTCTGCAGTTAACCCTGTTCCTACCTCCATAATGATTCATGAAGAAGGGAAACCACAGACTGCAGCAAGATTCTCAGCTCCTCATTCCAATCCAAGTTCATCCcataaaatcaaacagctgaagCCCTGCACTAAATATGAGTTTAATGTGATACTTGACGATAAAGACCGACGAACACCCTGCGAACGCATGACTGTAAATGATAACATGACAGATCCAATAA TGAAAGAGGACATTGAAGAGGCCAACTGCAGCTCTACCAGCAGCAAATCCGTCTGTTACCAATCTGGATGGGACATCAGCTCTTTACAAACGACTCCAGATATGATCCCAGATCTGCAATGTGGCAACAACACCGTCTGTTTCAAACCTGGTTCTGATGACATTTGCTCTATTATGACTTTCAACTTCAGTTCGAAAACCTGCACCAGCACTTCCTTTCAGCTCGACAGAAACATCAAAATTCGCG attttttagatgtcaaaaatataaatcaaactgCTCCAACACAATTTCCTGTAAAATTTGAAACAAAATTACCTCCAAACTGCAACCTCTCCATTGATTACACCTGTCATA TTTTCTATCCTCGTCGAGGCTACTACCCAGAGCTTCACGGATTCAATAAGGCTAAGAATCTGTCTGAGCTGGAGCCTTTCATGGACTACAAGTGTATCGGTCTCATCAAGGACAAGAACAATGTCACTGTATACAACACAACTGAAGTTAAAGTCCGGATCGACTGTG ATCTCAAAATAGTCTTCACAAATACAAGCACCACCAACACATCCTCTCAGCTGACTTGGACCACGACCATTAACAGATGTAAAGACGTGATTCAGAAGCTTTTGTTCCACTGCCGCTGTGGAGATTCATACCAACGTGTATGGA GTTCCAATCAGCCTTCAGGAGGAACCTGCAACATTACTGATCTGAAGCCATACAGGGTCTCCACCTGCTGGGTCCAACCCTACTACAACTACCGTCGAGTCGGGAACTCCTCTTCTGTGAAACAGAAAACTGAGATTggag TACCAGAGGATATAGATAATCTGAAGCTGGAGGTCAAAGACCATAATACGATCATTGTCACCTGCAATCATTCTCAAATCTTCAATGGACCTGAGGGAGTATTCAAAGCACAACTTCATCATGGTGGTAGCTCTGTGGAAAGAAATGATGAAACATGTGAATTTGAATTCAAGAACCTGGAGTACTCTACGAAATACACTGTGAAG GTGACTGCTGCCAACAGTCTGTTTGAGAGCAACCCCGTCACAGAGCAAATTTCTACTGAAT ATATGAACAAAACTGGAATTGTTTTTTACTTCTTCCTGACTCTCCTCACGTTTGTGTCTCTGCTGATGGTCGTCTCCAAGATCTATGACTTGAGCTGCGGGAAGTACCA CCCTAAAAGGAAATCGGGTCTTTTGAAGGTGCCACCGCCTGACTCGGTGGAGGAGATGAACCCTGAAAAcccagcatgtgtgtacgagaCACTTTCCTCAGAGAAAACCAATCAGGACAGTTGCTGCCTGATGGAGAAACCAGGTGACACAGGAGAGGAAACCCCCCCTAACCTCACCTCGACCCGCCCACTCCCCTCCACGCAGACCAGTCCGCTGCATCTCGGAGCGAGTGAGCAGGAGGCTACTGTACAAAAGCTGTCTGTTTTAGAGAAAGATGTTCAGGAGCTGCAGAAGCTTCTCGGTCGAGACACAAAAAAGTCTCGAGGCAGCAAGGCAGCCCCAGCGAGCAGAGAGGTCGGCTGCCAGATGGAAATGACTGAG CTCTGCCTCATCCAGCCGCCCGGCCCTCATGCTGCCGGTCCAGGGTCACGGAGCGGTGCCTGGACTGAGGGAGCAGCACGAGCAGAGCAAACTCAGGAAGGAGAAAACTGA